A window of Procambarus clarkii isolate CNS0578487 chromosome 69, FALCON_Pclarkii_2.0, whole genome shotgun sequence contains these coding sequences:
- the LOC123772348 gene encoding uncharacterized protein, translated as MNQLDQDEKLIIEVQQYPGLYDQGSYDYRDLRKKESMWQSVADSLGLHARECQARWRVLRDKFVREMRKNVNPKRAGSTALQVYQGSWPLMSQLMFLTSHVKHRPFRAGRHETLSDAGETDDEEDGEASDEEEVEMKHIPTTSIHNPTSSVHNSTISIHNTTNSIHSSTSTLHNPTPSQCPTLPNPKRTRTLSYEPDLLNGSQMDPDLQKVATSHQEVRGDDEDNGEKLFCLSLVPALKRLEPEKRSLAKLQIHRVLHNLEFPHNKVEVRGDMS; from the exons ATGAATCAGTTGGATCAGGACGAGAAACTGATCATCGAGGTGCAACAGTACCCGGGATTGTATGATCAAGGCAGCTATGACTACCGGGACTTGAGGAAAAAAGAAAGCATGTGGCAGTCTGTAGCAGACAGCCTAGGACTGCATG CGCGCGAGTGTCAGGCTCGCTGGCGAGTCTTGAGGGACAAGTTCGTCCGCGAGATGAGGAAGAACGTGAACCCGAAGAGAGCCGGGTCGACGGCCCTCCAGGTGTATCAGGGCAGCTGGCCACTCATGTCCCAGCTCATGTTCCTCACCTCACATGTCAAGCACAGACCCTTCAG AGCCGGTCGACACGAAACCCTTTCTGACGCAGGAGAAACTGatgatgaggaggatggagaggctTCGGACGAGGAGGAAGTCGAGATGAAGCACATCCCAACAACCAGCATTCACAACCCCACCAGTAGTGTTCACAACTCTACCattagcatccacaacaccacaaACAGCATTCACAGCTCCACcagtaccctccacaaccccacgCCCTCACAATGCCCAACTCTGCCCAACCCCAAGAGGACAAGGACCCTGTCATACGAGCCGGACCTACTGAATGGGAGCCAGATGGACCCAGATCTACAGAAGGTGGCCACATCCCACCAAGAGGTGCGAGGAGACGATGAAGACAACGGTGAGAAGTTATTCTGCTTGAGTCTTGTGCCAGCATTGAAGAGACTGGAGCCCGAAAAGAGAAGCTTAGCCAAGCTGCAGATCCACAGAGTGTTGCATAACCTAGAGTTTCCTCATAACAAAGTCGAAGTGAGAGGTGATATGTCTTAA